The following proteins are co-located in the Vigna angularis cultivar LongXiaoDou No.4 chromosome 2, ASM1680809v1, whole genome shotgun sequence genome:
- the LOC108321649 gene encoding probable non-specific lipid-transfer protein AKCS9: MTMKKSVVSAVVLVALLLIDVGPLAQAACSASQLTPCIPAITSSSPPSSTCCAKLNEQKPCLCGYLKNPALKQYVNSPNAKKVLSTCGVPYPKC, from the coding sequence ATGACGATGAAAAAGTCCGTTGTGTCTGCAGTGGTGCTTGTGGCACTACTTCTGATCGACGTGGGACCTCTGGCTCAGGCTGCTTGCTCCGCATCCCAGTTAACACCGTGTATTCCGGCAATCACTTCCAGCTCTCCACCCTCATCTACTTGCTGTGCGAAGCTGAACGAGCAAAAACCATGCTTATGTGGTTACCTCAAAAACCCTGCCCTTAAGCAGTATGTCAATTCTCCTAATGCCAAAAAGGTCCTTAGTACTTGTGGGGTTCCCTACCCAAAGTGCTAA